The Athalia rosae chromosome 7, iyAthRosa1.1, whole genome shotgun sequence genome window below encodes:
- the LOC125501744 gene encoding uncharacterized protein F54H12.2-like: MDELGAGNKGFAERERLFKNGSSVDLLGHLHCDVFDQEKFLLNGVELRLRLVRSRDAFCIMETTNTHTMHILEATLLVRRVTINPGVLLAHARALVKGTAKYPLTRVEVKAMTIHGGVHGETLDNVFLGQLPKRIIIGFVDNKAFNGDRTRNPFNFQHFKTNFLSLYVDGQQIPSEPLQPDFTKSRLYVDAYQTLFSGTGIHFLNEGNGISRADYPYGYCLTAFDLTPDLSANSNTHWNLVRHGSVRIEVRFEEALEKTINCVVYAEFDNILEIDSSRQVIVDFGG; encoded by the coding sequence ATGGACGAACTTGGTGCCGGTAATAAGGGTTTCGCAGAGCGCgaacgattattcaaaaacgGCTCCAGCGTTGATTTATTGGGACACCTTCATTGCGACGTGTTCGATCAGGAGAAATTCCTTCTAAACGGCGTGGAGTTGCGATTGCGTCTGGTGAGATCGCGGGACGCCTTCTGCATCATGGAAACCACCAACACCCACACGATGCACATTCTAGAGGCCACTCTGCTCGTTCGACGAGTCACGATAAACCCTGGCGTGTTGTTGGCGCACGCCAGAGCTCTGGTGAAAGGGACGGCCAAGTATCCGCTCACCAGGGTCGAGGTCAAGGCAATGACGATTCACGGCGGGGTGCACGGAGAAACGTTGGACAACGTGTTTCTCGGCCAGCTGCCGAAGAGAATAATCATCGGATTCGTCGATAACAAGGCCTTCAACGGCGACCGAACGCGCAacccgttcaattttcaacattttaaaacCAACTTTCTGTCTCTGTACGTCGACGGCCAGCAAATACCCTCGGAACCCCTGCAACCGGACTTTACGAAATCAAGATTATACGTGGACGCGTACCAAACGTTGTTTTCCGGAACTGGCATTCATTTTCTAAACGAGGGAAACGGAATCAGCCGGGCGGACTACCCCTACGGTTATTGTCTGACCGCGTTCGATCTCACACCCGATTTATCGGCGAACAGCAACACGCATTGGAATTTGGTCAGACACGGCAGCGTTCGAATAGAGGTACGTTTCGAAGAGGCGCTCGAGAAGACGATAAACTGCGTCGTGTACGCAGAATTCgacaatattttggaaattgattCGAGTCGTCAAGTTATCGTGGATTTCGGTGGCTGA
- the LOC125501745 gene encoding uncharacterized protein LOC125501745, translating into MANGNVTDANGFVDALENALSINRLAVRIPPFNATDPELWFSMVETSFGAAGVTTDSTKFGYVVGAMDPKFAQEVREIIVNPPPHNAYTTLKTELIKRLSSTQEQKTRRLLESEDIGDRKPSQFLRHLRSLAGTAVPDSVLRPLWLGRLPVNMQVILATQRDAELDKAAELADAVAETSNPRVSISEAAVTSPTNTIVEQMQQMMQMFQQQIVNLRLDISELKTSSGGSINRREQRTRWRSRSRSQSRGHGRNGLCWYHWRYSADAKKCEQPCNFTSGNAGGSR; encoded by the coding sequence ATGGCAAACGGAAACGTCACCGACGCGAATGGTTTCGTAGACGCGCTCGAGAACGCACTCTCGATCAACCGATTAGCAGTAAGGATTCCACCATTCAACGCTACGGATCCAGAGCTATGGTTTTCCATGGTGGAGACCAGTTTCGGAGCAGCAGGCGTAACAACGGACAGCACCAAGTTCGGGTACGTCGTAGGCGCGATGGATCCGAAATTTGCTCAAGAGGTGCGTGAGATCATCGTCAACCCTCCGCCTCACAACGCGTACACTACGCTCAAGACAGAGCTCATCAAGAGGCTCAGCTCGACACAGGAGCAGAAAACTCGACGGCTGCTGGAGAGCGAGGATATCGGGGATAGGAAGCCATCCCAATTCCTTCGACACCTACGCTCTTTGGCAGGGACCGCGGTACCTGATAGCGTACTTCGACCCTTATGGCTAGGACGGCTGCCTGTTAACATGCAGGTGATCCTCGCGACACAGCGTGACGCTGAGCTGGACAAAGCAGCGGAACTCGCGGATGCGGTCGCGGAAACGTCTAACCCGCGCGTGAGTATCTCGGAGGCAGCGGTAACTTCGCCGACAAATACGATTGTGGAACAGATGCAGCAAATGATGCAGATGTTCCAACAACAGATCGTGAACCTGCGGCTCGACATTTCCGAATTAAAAACATCGTCCGGTGGAAGCATAAACAGGCGAGAACAACGCACGCGGTGGCGCTCGCGTTCACGTTCACAATCCCGCGGTCACGGGAGAAACGGACTATGTTGGTACCATTGGAGGTACAGTGCCGACGCAAAGAAGTGTGAACAACCGTGCAACTTTACCTCGGGAAACGCGGGGGGCAGTCGTTAA
- the LOC125501746 gene encoding uncharacterized protein LOC125501746, whose amino-acid sequence MGTAERTAFHAWYNKAVENNYVFEFDKELIDYCRSDVDILRRACSAFRDIFLTQGRVCPFSQSTTIASACSVLFRQNSLQDNTIGIIPSRGYRMTDNQSTKAVEWLVCEKREIGIEIMHAGRCREYRIPETGRPVDGYYVTEDGTRHVLEFRGCYWHGCRNCFTANRDEELVAKDCMNKRFEKTRAKTVRMRALGYVVTEMRECVFAEMLKNDAELRAYVEQHPLIVARNEKCLNPRDAFFGGRTNNTKRFYEVAEGERIRYVDVCSLYPWVCKNGRYPVGHPKVHVGDSCKTLTGPDNANLDAVEGLVKCVVLPPQNLYHPLLPVRMHGKLMFPLCRTCCENSTPDDCPHANGTDRWLSGTWVSDELKKAITLGYRIVDVNEIWQYDITSYDPTTKQGGLFVGYIDTFLKLKQEVSGWPAECDDETSRQRYVEEYERVGRIRLDGCKIAKNAGLRSVAKLCLNSFWGKFGQCDNPPRTKVINEQQRLFELSTDPDVGIHDILPVNERILHTRWGRTEKGAISLPNTNVVLAAYTTAQARLKLYSYLEKLQRRVLYFDTDSVIYVESENTRDKYKPPTGNFLGDLTDEVAAYGPGRPGWFGSSNTAVLHALCELSGPQRLALLRAADDNLVRNICECALNTLKGNVKLSDRQKSRLGRHRRILRRLASNRGSWRSKKKLLVQHGGFLPLLLAPIETVERLQRQRNGEDEAKETETEAQTQKPNTANTVSRLDCEMNDILALKGKSDREKWRLYSLVLNRYLYFAGETRKPLQLSIRDVSGRSR is encoded by the exons ATGGGGACCGCGGAACGAACAGCATTCCACGCGTGGTACAACAAGGCTGTGGAAAATAACTATGTATTTGAGTTCGACAAGGAGTTGATCGATTATTGCCGAAGCGACGTTGACATTCTTCGAAGAGCCTGTTCGGCGTTcagagatatttttctcacacaGGGGCGTGTCTGTCCGTTTTCGCAAAGCACCACCATCGCGTCTGCGTGTTCGGTGCTATTTCGGCAGAATTCCCTGCAAGACAATACCATCGGGATTATACCGTCTCGCGGGTATCGGATGACCGACAATCAGTCCACCAAGGCGGTCGAGTGGCTCGTCTGCGAAAAACGCGAAATCGGTATAGAGATAATGCACGCGGGTCGCTGCAGGGAGTATCGTATCCCGGAAACGGGTCGCCCTGTGGACGGTTACTACGTGACCGAGGATGGTACCAGACACGTGCTCGAATTTCGTGGGTGTTACTGGCACGGATGCCGAAATTGTTTCACAGCGAATCGCGACGAAGAACTGGTGGCTAAAGATTGCATGAATAAGCGCTTCGAGAAAACCCGCGCGAAGACCGTCAGAATGCGTGCGCTCGGTTACGTCGTGACGGAGATGCGGGAGTGCGTTTTCGCCGAGATGCTGAAGAACGACGCGGAACTGCGAGCGTACGTGGAGCAACACCCGTTGATCGtcgcgagaaacgaaaagtgtTTAAATCCTCGCGATGCGTTCTTCGGCGGTCGTACGAACAACACGAAACGGTTCTACGAGGTTGCCGAGGGGGAGCGAATTCGCTATGTGGATGTTTGCTCCCTGTATCCGTGGGTATGCAAAAACGGGCGGTACCCCGTTGGACATCCCAAGGTGCACGTGGGGGATTCCTGTAAGACGTTGACAGGGCCCGACAACGCAAATCTAGACGCGGTAGAGGGCCTCGTGAAATGCGTCGTGCTTCCGCCGCAAAATCTCTACCACCCGTTGCTGCCGGTCCGCATGCACGGCAAATTGATGTTTCCGTTGTGTCGCACGTGTTGCGAGAATTCGACACCCGACGATTGCCCGCATGCGAACGGAACCGACCGCTGGTTGAGCGGTACATGGGTGtcggacgaattgaaaaaagcgatCACCCTGGGGTACAGAATTGTCGATGTCAACGAAATATGGCAATACGATATTACTTCGTACGATCCCACGACGAAGCAAGGCGGTTTGTTCGTCGGATACATAGACACGTTTCTCAAGTTAAAGCAGGAGGTCAGCGGCTGGCCGGCGGAATGCGATGACGAGACATCTCGCCAACGCTACGTAGAGGAATACGAGCGCGTCGGGAGGATCCGCCTGGACGGGTGCAAGATAGCTAAAAACGCCGGGCTGCGTTCGGTGGCGAAACTTTGTCTGAATTCGTTTTGGGGTAAATTCGGGCAGTGCGATAATCCACCGCGTACAAAGGTGATCAACGAGCAGCAGAGGCTCTTCGAGCTTTCTACCGATCCGGACGTCGGGATTCACGATATTCTGCCCGTGAATGAGCGGATTCTTCACACGCGATGGGGACGTACGGAGAAGGGTGCGATATCGTTGCCCAACACCAACGTCGTCCTCGCCGCCTATACCACGGCCCAAGCGCGTTTGAAGCTCTACAGCTATCTGGAAAAATTGCAGCGTAGGGTATTGTATTTCGACACCGACTCTGTCATTTACGTGGAGAGCGAGAACACCCGCGACAAATACAAACCGCCGACAGGGAATTTTCTGGGCGACTTGACGGACGAAGTGGCGGCTTACGGCCCCG GTCGACCAGGATGGTTCGGTTCATCCAACACCGCGGTGTTACACGCCCTTTGCGAATTGAGCGGTCCTCAACGCTTGGCGCTACTGCGCGCTGCCGACGACAATCTCGTGAGAAATATCTGCGAGTGCGCCCTCAACACTCTGAAGGGTAACGTCAAACTCAGCGATCGTCAGAAATCACGGCTGGGGAGACATCGTAGAATCTTACGTCGACTGGCCAGTAACCGCGGCAGTTggagaagtaagaaaaaattgctggTCCAACACGGGGGCTTCTTACCGCTATTACTGGCGCCCATC GAAACGGTGGAGCGGTTGCAACGACAACGTAACGGGGAAGATGAAGCGAAAGAGACGGAAACAGAAGCACAAACGCAAAAACCAAATACCGCGAACACCGTGAGCAGATTAGACTGCGAGATGAACGATATTCTTGCATTGAAGGGAAAATCTGATCGCGAGAAATGGCGATTGTACAGTCTGGTATTGAATCGATATTTGTATTTCGccggagaaacgagaaaaccgCTACAACTCAGTATACGCGACGTGTCTGGACGAAGTCGATAA